In Caretta caretta isolate rCarCar2 chromosome 20, rCarCar1.hap1, whole genome shotgun sequence, a single window of DNA contains:
- the LOC125627779 gene encoding guanine nucleotide-binding protein G(I)/G(S)/G(O) subunit gamma-7 — MLGKAASCNHTSQGQRAVEQLRTEAGLERMKVSQAASELLQYCRAHAQSDPLLTGVPASANPFRDKKTCSIL, encoded by the exons ATGTTGGGGAAGGCAGCCAGCTGCAATCACACAAGCCAGGGCCAGAGGGCAGTGGAGCAGCTGCGGACAGAAGCCGGGCTGGAGAGAATGAAG gtctcccaggcagccagtgagCTGCTGCAGTACTGCCGGGCCCATGCCCAGAGCGACCCGCTGCTGACCggtgtccctgcctctgccaacCCCTTCAGAGACAAGAAAACCTGCAGCATCCTGTGA
- the LOC125627777 gene encoding WD repeat domain-containing protein 83 isoform X1, with product MGGGHRGPSPRCCVGERKQRGGLGLGESRSPRFSHHRYLVHSRLGPIMAFPEPKPKKPELPKKLVQNLECKQGAVRAVRFNVDGNYCLTCGSDKSLKLWNPHKGTLLKTYSGHGYEVLDAAGSFDNSQLCSCGADKTVVLWDVASGQVIRKFRGHAGKVNCVQFNEEATVILSGSIDSSVRCWDCRSRRPDPIQILDEAKDGVSSLKVSDYEILSGSVDGRVRRYDLRAGELYSDYVGSPVTSVCFSKDGQCMLAASLDSTLRLLDKDTGELLGEYTGHKNTAYKLDCCLSEKDTHVASCSEDGKVYFWDLVEGSLMLSLPVGRGVVQSLSFHPSKPGLLTATEGHVQFWREESHMAEEQPPGC from the exons ATGGGAGGCGGACACAGAGGCCCCTCTCCCCGGTGCTGCGTGGGGGAGAGGAAGCAAAgggggggcctggggctggggg AGTCCAGATCTCCCAGATTTAGCCACCATAGGTACTTGGTACATAGCCGCTTGGGTCCTATCATGGCGTTTCCTGAACCGAAGCCCAAGAAGCCAGAGCTGCCAAAGAAGCTGGTGCAGAATCTGGAGTGCAAACAGGGAGCGGTCAGGGCAGTGAGGTTTAATG TGGACGGAAATTACTGTCTCACCTGCGGAAGCGACAAGTCCCTGAAGCTGTGGAACCCCCACAAGGGGACCCTCCTGAAGACCTACAGCGGCCATGGCTACGAAGTGTTGGACGCGGCTGG TTCTTTCGATAacagccagctctgctcctgcggGGCCGACAAAACGGTCGTCCTGTGGGACGTAGCCAGTGGGCAGGTGATCCGCAAGTTCAGAGGTCACGCAGGG AAGGTGAACTGCGTGCAGTTCAACGAGGAGGCCACCGTGATCCTGTCGG GCTCAATTGATTCCAGCGTCCGCTGCTGGGACTGCCGCTCACGCAGACCCGACCCAATCCAGATCCTGGACGAAGCCAAGGACGGGGTGTCCAGCCTGAAAGTGTCGGATTACGAGATCCTCTCTGG CTCCGTGGATGGCCGCGTCCGGCGCTACGACCTGCGCGCAGGGGAGCTGTACTCGGATTACGTTGGAA GTCCTGTCACCAGCGTGTGTTTCAGCAAGGACGGGCAGTGCATGCTGGCTGCCAGCCTGGACTCCACCCTGCGCCTGCTGGACAAGGAcactggggagctgctgggaga ATACACCGGCCACAAGAACACGGCCTACAAGCTGGATTGCTGCCTGAGCGAGAAGGACACACACGTAGCCAGCTGCTCGGAGGATGGGAAGGTGTATTTCTGGGACCTGGTTGAG GGCTCCCTGATGCTGAGCCTGCCTGTCGGCAGAGGTGTGGTCCAGTCCCTGTCCTTCCATCCCAGCAAGCCCGGCCTGCTCACCGCCACCGAGGGGCATGTGCAGTTCTGGAGAGAGGAGTcccacatggcagaggagcagccGCCAGGCTGTTGA
- the DHPS gene encoding deoxyhypusine synthase isoform X1 has protein sequence MDLAPSSSEDPQGSDNDSDAENKVDPDTQAQEYIDRILSSAQPSHKAQCPPPESLSVGPRAQASEHRSPLELKKSPASDDVTSGLLALPLELILEICSYLEARFLQKVLPLVCRTLRDIVQDPVTWRIRLQKRISGCYPVVEEEDFDWPAACMELEEHLRHWACDGRRTEYFSLANGHFSSINSVLLLQGGALCVSGSLDRNVDLWDLRELGQSPDKVLVKALGTERNGTHKGWVWSLASRDNKVCSGSWDSTVKLWDIEANGQQFGEISGKAPVLCLSYLPDILVTGTYDKKVTVYDLRASHTPLKSRKLHSSAVLSLVADEHFIISGSKDQTLVVFDRRANSVLQRLQLESYLLSMSYQGTQLWAGDNQGRLYVFENRGGSFQRIRYFDVGHGSQITGVWHSLGTLYTTSTDKTLRIHVPTDPPRTICSQTHNNVLNGVSAEGNIVVAASRGLSLEIWRLDA, from the exons ATGGACCTGGCACCAAGCTCCTCCGAGGACCCCCAAGGCTCCGACAATGACTCCGACGCAGAGAACAAGGTTGATCCAGACACGCAGGCTCAGGAATACATCGACCGCATCCTCAGCTCTGCTCAGCCCAGCCACAAGGCCCAGTGCCCACCTCCCGAGTCACTGtctgtggggcccagggcccagGCATCGGAGCACAGGTCTCCCCTCGAGCTGAAGAAGTCTCCTGCAAGCGACGACGTGACCTCTGGGCTGTTAGCCCTCCCTCTGGAGCTGATCCTGGAGATCTGCTCTTATCTGGAAGCCAGGTTTCTTCAGAAGGTCTTGCCCTTGGTCTGTCGGACCCTCAGGGATATTGTGCAGGACCCAGTGACCTGGAGGATTCGCCTTCAGAAGAGGATCAGTGGGTGTTACCCGGTGGTGGAAG AGGAGGACTTCGACTGGCCGGCTGCCTGCATGGAGCTGGAGGAGCATCTCAGACACTGGGCCTGTGATGGCAGGAGAACGGAGTACTTCTCCCTCGCCAACGGCCACTTCTCCTCCATCAACTCCGTTCTGCTCTTGCAG GGTGgggctctctgtgtctcaggctCCCTGGATCGGAACGTCGACCTGTGGGATCTGCGGGAGCTGGGCCAGTCCCCGGACAAGGTGCTGGTGAAAGCACTGGGCACGGAGCGCAACGGGACgcacaag GGCTGGGTGTGGTCACTGGCTTCAAGAGACAACAAGGTGTGCTCAGGCTCCTGGGACAGCACGGTGAAACTGTGGGACATAGAGGCCAACGGGCAGCAGTTTGGGGAGATCAG tgggaAAGCTCCCGTGCTGTGTCTCTCCTACCTGCCCGACATCCTGGTCACCGGGACCTACGACAAGAAGGTGACGGTGTACGACCTGCGAG CTTCCCACACCCCGTTGAAGAGCCGCAAGCTCCACTCCAGCGCCGTGCTGTCCCTTGTGGCAGATGAGCACTTCATCATCTCAGGCAGCAAGGACCAGACACTGGTCGTCTTCGACCGCCGGGCCAACAGCGTCCTCCAGAGGCTGCAG ctggAATCCTACCTGCTCTCCATGTCCTACCAGGGGACGCAGCTGTGGGCCGGGGACAACCAGGGACGACTCTACGTCTTTGAAAACAGAGGAGGCAGCTTCCAGCGCATCCGG TACTTTGACGTGGGTCACGGGTCCCAGATCACTGGGGTCTGGCACTCCCTGGGTACTCTGTACACGACCTCCACTGACAAGACCCTGCGG ATACACGTTCCGACGGACCCGCCTCGCACTATCTGTTCACAGACGCACAACAACGTGCTGAATGGG GTCAGCGCAGAAGGCAACATTGTAGTAGCTGCCTCCAGGGGCCTGTCCTTGGAAATCTGGAGGCTCGATGCCTGA
- the DHPS gene encoding deoxyhypusine synthase isoform X3 — protein MSFLFPDTRSDGPASHYLFTDAQQRAEWDAQGSWRTLEKLVHAPAICSATQSRAGAGPMESPGERFPAAAVAAVLKPSAGLPEESLQVRGYDFDRGLDHRALLQSYLTTGFQATSFGQAVQEINRMIAAKLEPLGEEEETRAHLNPCRRQPSGCTIFLGYTSNLISSGIRETIRYLVQHNMVDVLVTTAGGVEEDLIKCLAPTYVGEFSLRGKELRQSGINRIGNLLVPNDNYCKFEDWLMPILDQMVAEQNMEAVKWTPSKMIARLGKEINNPESVYYWAQKNNIPVLSPALTDGSLGDMIFFHSYKNPGLVLDIVEDLRLINTQAIFAKKTGMIILGGGLVKHHIANANLMRNGADYAVYVNTAQEFDGSDSGARPDEAVSWGKIRIDAKPVKVYADASLVFPLLVAETFAQKASTFGSEKQHD, from the exons ATGAGTTTTCTCTTTCCAGATACACGTTCCGACGGACCCGCCTCGCACTATCTGTTCACAGACGCACAACAACGTGCTGAATGGG ATGCCCAAGGGTCTTGGAGAACTTTGGAAAAGTTAGTTCACGCTCCTGCCATCTGCTCTGCAACACAG AGCCGCGCGGGCGCCGGCCCCATGGAGAGCCCCGGGGAGCGGTTCCCGGCCGCGGCCGTGGCGGCCGTGCTGAAGCCCAGCGCCGGGCTGCCCGAGGAGAGCCTGCAGGTGCGGGGCTACGACTTCGACCGCGGGCTGGATCACCGCGCCCTGCTCCAGTCCTACCTCACCACCGGCTTCCAGGCCACCAGCTTCGGGCAGGCCGTGCAGGAGATCAACAGGATG ATCGCGGCGAAGCTGGAGCCGCTGGGCGAGGAGGAGGAGACCCGCGCCCACCTGAACCCCTGCCGCCGGCAGCCCTCGGGCTGCACCATCTTCCTGGGCTACACCTCCAACCTCATCAGCTCGGGCATCCGCGAGACCATCCGCTACCTGGTGCAGCACAACATg GTGGATGTGCTGGTCACTACAGCAGGTGGCGTGGAAGAGGATCTCATCAAATGCCTGGCACCTACCTACGTGGGGGAGTTCAGCCTGCGGGGGAAGGAGCTTCGGCAGAGCGGGATCAACAG GATCGGGAACCTGCTGGTGCCCAACGACAACTACTGCAAGTTTGAAGACTGGCTTATGCCCATCCTGGATCAGATGGTCGCTGAGCAGAACATGGAG GCTGTGAAATGGACCCCGTCCAAGATGATCGCACGGCTGGGCAAGGAAATAAACAACCCTGAATCGGTCTATTACTGGGCACAGAAG AACAACATCCCGGTGCTGAGCCCAGCCCTGACGGACGGATCCCTGGGGGACATGATCTTCTTCCACTCCTACAAGAACCCAGGTTTGGTGCTGGACATCGTGGAAG ATCTTCGGCTGATCAACACCCAGGCCATCTTCGCCAAGAAGACAGGCATGATCATCCTGGGAGGGGGGCTTGTCAAGCACCACATCGCCAATGCCAACCTGATG AGAAACGGAGCCGACTACGCCGTCTACGTTAACACAGCACAGGAGTTCGACGGCTCCGACTCGGGGGCGCGGCCAGACGAGGCGGTGTCCTGGGGGAAGATCCGCATAGACGCCAAGCCAGTGAAG GTTTATGCCGACGCCTCCCTGGTTTTCCCGCTGCTGGTGGCCGAGACCTTCGCCCAGAAAGCCAGCACCTTCGGCTCCGAGAAGCAGCATGACTGA
- the LOC125627777 gene encoding WD repeat domain-containing protein 83 isoform X2, whose translation MAFPEPKPKKPELPKKLVQNLECKQGAVRAVRFNVDGNYCLTCGSDKSLKLWNPHKGTLLKTYSGHGYEVLDAAGSFDNSQLCSCGADKTVVLWDVASGQVIRKFRGHAGKVNCVQFNEEATVILSGSIDSSVRCWDCRSRRPDPIQILDEAKDGVSSLKVSDYEILSGSVDGRVRRYDLRAGELYSDYVGSPVTSVCFSKDGQCMLAASLDSTLRLLDKDTGELLGEYTGHKNTAYKLDCCLSEKDTHVASCSEDGKVYFWDLVEGSLMLSLPVGRGVVQSLSFHPSKPGLLTATEGHVQFWREESHMAEEQPPGC comes from the exons ATGGCGTTTCCTGAACCGAAGCCCAAGAAGCCAGAGCTGCCAAAGAAGCTGGTGCAGAATCTGGAGTGCAAACAGGGAGCGGTCAGGGCAGTGAGGTTTAATG TGGACGGAAATTACTGTCTCACCTGCGGAAGCGACAAGTCCCTGAAGCTGTGGAACCCCCACAAGGGGACCCTCCTGAAGACCTACAGCGGCCATGGCTACGAAGTGTTGGACGCGGCTGG TTCTTTCGATAacagccagctctgctcctgcggGGCCGACAAAACGGTCGTCCTGTGGGACGTAGCCAGTGGGCAGGTGATCCGCAAGTTCAGAGGTCACGCAGGG AAGGTGAACTGCGTGCAGTTCAACGAGGAGGCCACCGTGATCCTGTCGG GCTCAATTGATTCCAGCGTCCGCTGCTGGGACTGCCGCTCACGCAGACCCGACCCAATCCAGATCCTGGACGAAGCCAAGGACGGGGTGTCCAGCCTGAAAGTGTCGGATTACGAGATCCTCTCTGG CTCCGTGGATGGCCGCGTCCGGCGCTACGACCTGCGCGCAGGGGAGCTGTACTCGGATTACGTTGGAA GTCCTGTCACCAGCGTGTGTTTCAGCAAGGACGGGCAGTGCATGCTGGCTGCCAGCCTGGACTCCACCCTGCGCCTGCTGGACAAGGAcactggggagctgctgggaga ATACACCGGCCACAAGAACACGGCCTACAAGCTGGATTGCTGCCTGAGCGAGAAGGACACACACGTAGCCAGCTGCTCGGAGGATGGGAAGGTGTATTTCTGGGACCTGGTTGAG GGCTCCCTGATGCTGAGCCTGCCTGTCGGCAGAGGTGTGGTCCAGTCCCTGTCCTTCCATCCCAGCAAGCCCGGCCTGCTCACCGCCACCGAGGGGCATGTGCAGTTCTGGAGAGAGGAGTcccacatggcagaggagcagccGCCAGGCTGTTGA
- the DHPS gene encoding deoxyhypusine synthase isoform X4, producing the protein MESPGERFPAAAVAAVLKPSAGLPEESLQVRGYDFDRGLDHRALLQSYLTTGFQATSFGQAVQEINRMIAAKLEPLGEEEETRAHLNPCRRQPSGCTIFLGYTSNLISSGIRETIRYLVQHNMVDVLVTTAGGVEEDLIKCLAPTYVGEFSLRGKELRQSGINRIGNLLVPNDNYCKFEDWLMPILDQMVAEQNMEAVKWTPSKMIARLGKEINNPESVYYWAQKNNIPVLSPALTDGSLGDMIFFHSYKNPGLVLDIVEDLRLINTQAIFAKKTGMIILGGGLVKHHIANANLMRNGADYAVYVNTAQEFDGSDSGARPDEAVSWGKIRIDAKPVKVYADASLVFPLLVAETFAQKASTFGSEKQHD; encoded by the exons ATGGAGAGCCCCGGGGAGCGGTTCCCGGCCGCGGCCGTGGCGGCCGTGCTGAAGCCCAGCGCCGGGCTGCCCGAGGAGAGCCTGCAGGTGCGGGGCTACGACTTCGACCGCGGGCTGGATCACCGCGCCCTGCTCCAGTCCTACCTCACCACCGGCTTCCAGGCCACCAGCTTCGGGCAGGCCGTGCAGGAGATCAACAGGATG ATCGCGGCGAAGCTGGAGCCGCTGGGCGAGGAGGAGGAGACCCGCGCCCACCTGAACCCCTGCCGCCGGCAGCCCTCGGGCTGCACCATCTTCCTGGGCTACACCTCCAACCTCATCAGCTCGGGCATCCGCGAGACCATCCGCTACCTGGTGCAGCACAACATg GTGGATGTGCTGGTCACTACAGCAGGTGGCGTGGAAGAGGATCTCATCAAATGCCTGGCACCTACCTACGTGGGGGAGTTCAGCCTGCGGGGGAAGGAGCTTCGGCAGAGCGGGATCAACAG GATCGGGAACCTGCTGGTGCCCAACGACAACTACTGCAAGTTTGAAGACTGGCTTATGCCCATCCTGGATCAGATGGTCGCTGAGCAGAACATGGAG GCTGTGAAATGGACCCCGTCCAAGATGATCGCACGGCTGGGCAAGGAAATAAACAACCCTGAATCGGTCTATTACTGGGCACAGAAG AACAACATCCCGGTGCTGAGCCCAGCCCTGACGGACGGATCCCTGGGGGACATGATCTTCTTCCACTCCTACAAGAACCCAGGTTTGGTGCTGGACATCGTGGAAG ATCTTCGGCTGATCAACACCCAGGCCATCTTCGCCAAGAAGACAGGCATGATCATCCTGGGAGGGGGGCTTGTCAAGCACCACATCGCCAATGCCAACCTGATG AGAAACGGAGCCGACTACGCCGTCTACGTTAACACAGCACAGGAGTTCGACGGCTCCGACTCGGGGGCGCGGCCAGACGAGGCGGTGTCCTGGGGGAAGATCCGCATAGACGCCAAGCCAGTGAAG GTTTATGCCGACGCCTCCCTGGTTTTCCCGCTGCTGGTGGCCGAGACCTTCGCCCAGAAAGCCAGCACCTTCGGCTCCGAGAAGCAGCATGACTGA
- the DHPS gene encoding deoxyhypusine synthase isoform X2 has protein sequence MDLAPSSSEDPQGSDNDSDAENKVDPDTQAQEYIDRILSSAQPSHKAQCPPPESLSVGPRAQASEHRSPLELKKSPASDDVTSGLLALPLELILEICSYLEARFLQKVLPLVCRTLRDIVQDPVTWRIRLQKRISGCYPVVEEEDFDWPAACMELEEHLRHWACDGRRTEYFSLANGHFSSINSVLLLQGGALCVSGSLDRNVDLWDLRELGQSPDKVLVKALGTERNGTHKGWVWSLASRDNKVCSGSWDSTVKLWDIEANGQQFGEISGKAPVLCLSYLPDILVTGTYDKKVTVYDLRASHTPLKSRKLHSSAVLSLVADEHFIISGSKDQTLVVFDRRANSVLQRLQLESYLLSMSYQGTQLWAGDNQGRLYVFENRGGSFQRIRYFDVGHGSQITGVWHSLGTLYTTSTDKTLRIHVPTDPPRTICSQTHNNVLNGMPKGLGELWKS, from the exons ATGGACCTGGCACCAAGCTCCTCCGAGGACCCCCAAGGCTCCGACAATGACTCCGACGCAGAGAACAAGGTTGATCCAGACACGCAGGCTCAGGAATACATCGACCGCATCCTCAGCTCTGCTCAGCCCAGCCACAAGGCCCAGTGCCCACCTCCCGAGTCACTGtctgtggggcccagggcccagGCATCGGAGCACAGGTCTCCCCTCGAGCTGAAGAAGTCTCCTGCAAGCGACGACGTGACCTCTGGGCTGTTAGCCCTCCCTCTGGAGCTGATCCTGGAGATCTGCTCTTATCTGGAAGCCAGGTTTCTTCAGAAGGTCTTGCCCTTGGTCTGTCGGACCCTCAGGGATATTGTGCAGGACCCAGTGACCTGGAGGATTCGCCTTCAGAAGAGGATCAGTGGGTGTTACCCGGTGGTGGAAG AGGAGGACTTCGACTGGCCGGCTGCCTGCATGGAGCTGGAGGAGCATCTCAGACACTGGGCCTGTGATGGCAGGAGAACGGAGTACTTCTCCCTCGCCAACGGCCACTTCTCCTCCATCAACTCCGTTCTGCTCTTGCAG GGTGgggctctctgtgtctcaggctCCCTGGATCGGAACGTCGACCTGTGGGATCTGCGGGAGCTGGGCCAGTCCCCGGACAAGGTGCTGGTGAAAGCACTGGGCACGGAGCGCAACGGGACgcacaag GGCTGGGTGTGGTCACTGGCTTCAAGAGACAACAAGGTGTGCTCAGGCTCCTGGGACAGCACGGTGAAACTGTGGGACATAGAGGCCAACGGGCAGCAGTTTGGGGAGATCAG tgggaAAGCTCCCGTGCTGTGTCTCTCCTACCTGCCCGACATCCTGGTCACCGGGACCTACGACAAGAAGGTGACGGTGTACGACCTGCGAG CTTCCCACACCCCGTTGAAGAGCCGCAAGCTCCACTCCAGCGCCGTGCTGTCCCTTGTGGCAGATGAGCACTTCATCATCTCAGGCAGCAAGGACCAGACACTGGTCGTCTTCGACCGCCGGGCCAACAGCGTCCTCCAGAGGCTGCAG ctggAATCCTACCTGCTCTCCATGTCCTACCAGGGGACGCAGCTGTGGGCCGGGGACAACCAGGGACGACTCTACGTCTTTGAAAACAGAGGAGGCAGCTTCCAGCGCATCCGG TACTTTGACGTGGGTCACGGGTCCCAGATCACTGGGGTCTGGCACTCCCTGGGTACTCTGTACACGACCTCCACTGACAAGACCCTGCGG ATACACGTTCCGACGGACCCGCCTCGCACTATCTGTTCACAGACGCACAACAACGTGCTGAATGGG ATGCCCAAGGGTCTTGGAGAACTTTGGAAAAGTTAG